The nucleotide window GGCAAAAATAACAACAATAACGATGATTCGCATTATTTGCTTTGGAAAAATTAAAGATACTCGTCTTGAGCAGATAGCAAACGCTTATTTGAAGCGAGCTGGCCAATTAGGAAAAATTGAGCTTCTCGAGCTCAAAAATCAGAATGTAGAAGAAAAAATAAGAACGTACAAAAGCGACCACTCGCAACAGCATATCTTTTTACTCGGTGAAGAAGGCAGAACTTTCACTTCAAAAAAGTTTGCAAGTCTTATCAAGAGCCATAATGAAGAACACATAACGTTCATCATCGGTCCTGCAGAAGGATTCTCAAATAAGCTAAAAGAAGACATCCCGCTTATTTCACTTTCTCCATTAACCATGATGCACGAACTAGCCCAAGTAGTCTTGCTTGAACAACTCTACCGAGCATTAAGCATTAATAAAGGGCTACCCTATCATAAAGCCTAAAACCACTTTTTAAACCGTTTCAGAAGCTTTTTATATTCATCCTTAATTTGCTAGTACAGGGATGTGCATGGACTTAGAAGCTGTTTTAAAGAGTAATGATGAAGAAATTTTAGAGTTTATGCACAAAACTCCTCAACTACCTCATCCTCAAGCCCTACATCCTGAGAAATTTCTCTACGTGCCTACTACTATTCTTCTTAAACTCTTTGAGCAGAATTATCGAACGCACACGTTTAAATTCACTAATGAACTTGGTGAATCTATTCGAAAATATGGTCAGCTCGAGCCTATTCTGTTAACGCGCAATGGTGAAAAAATCATCGATACTGATGGTCGCGGTAGGTTTTGGTCTAATTTTAAGAAGGGTGCTGATTACATGCCTGTGGAAATTTTGTACAACGTTCCACCATTACTTAAACTGCAAATGGAAATTGATTTAAACGCTACAAAAACAAAAATCGATAATGAAGATATTGCGTTTCTAGCAAAAGATATTTTTGATGGTCTTGCCCGGGAGTATGGAACTCTTTCTGATGATGGCACAGCAAAAATTATTACACCCCAATCAAAAAGCAAATCGCTGCGATTAACTGCTGAAGTCATGTGTCGCGAGAAAAAAACCATTAGTCAATATCTCACTGTAGCAAATATGAATCCAAAAGTCCTTGAAGAAAATCAAAAAAGAAGAAACTCCCAATCTTTTAAACGTTTACATGCTATTGCTAAAGCGTTTCCCGAACATAAAGATCAATGGAATTTTTATCAACTAGTGCGAGAAAAAGAAGAGCGCGCTAAGCAAATAAAAAAAGAAAAAGCCGAGTTAGTTCATGCAACAAAAGAGCAAGTACTCAAACAAAAGCTGGACAATATTGCTGCTGAAGACACAACGCTTAATCAACATATGTTTTATGGTTTGCTGCTGATAAAAAAAGAAGAGCAAAAGCTAGAGTCATTCATGGTGCGAGAACAAGAACAAACTAATTCCATCAAACATAATCCTGCATATAAAACTGCTCAGAAAACAACACATTATGTGTTCGGCGCACGACAATTATTCAGGCGTTTCCCTGAATTAAAAAAAGGTTTTGCAGAGTTTCAAGTAAATAATAGATCTATGAGAGAATATTTAGAAAATAGCGCAACAAAAATAGTAAGTATAATTAATCAAGGAACACCAAGAGTTCAACATGCCATTGAAAAGTTTTTAGCAAGCAACAAAGAAGAAACGTTTGAAGAAATAATTATGCGAAAGACTGCTAAAGAAGAACTAGAAGAACCTGTTATTGTGCGCGCAGTTGGCGATACGCCTGAATTTATTCCACTTGAGCAAATTGTCATCGATGAAGAACAAGTCAGAAGCCATTATAAAAAGCAAGCAAGCAATGTGCTTTCGCAGAAAATTGCCCAGTATGGTCAAGTAAAACCCGGTTTAGTTATTCCTGTTGGTAGTCAAGGCAAGAAATTATTGTACAAAGTAGTTGTTGGTAACTCGCGGTATCAAGCGTGCGTACAAGCTGGTACTGGTTTTTTTAAGGCGTTTATTCGCTACGATTTATTACCTTATGAAATTAAGATTTATCAG belongs to Candidatus Woesearchaeota archaeon and includes:
- a CDS encoding ParB N-terminal domain-containing protein produces the protein MDLEAVLKSNDEEILEFMHKTPQLPHPQALHPEKFLYVPTTILLKLFEQNYRTHTFKFTNELGESIRKYGQLEPILLTRNGEKIIDTDGRGRFWSNFKKGADYMPVEILYNVPPLLKLQMEIDLNATKTKIDNEDIAFLAKDIFDGLAREYGTLSDDGTAKIITPQSKSKSLRLTAEVMCREKKTISQYLTVANMNPKVLEENQKRRNSQSFKRLHAIAKAFPEHKDQWNFYQLVREKEERAKQIKKEKAELVHATKEQVLKQKLDNIAAEDTTLNQHMFYGLLLIKKEEQKLESFMVREQEQTNSIKHNPAYKTAQKTTHYVFGARQLFRRFPELKKGFAEFQVNNRSMREYLENSATKIVSIINQGTPRVQHAIEKFLASNKEETFEEIIMRKTAKEELEEPVIVRAVGDTPEFIPLEQIVIDEEQVRSHYKKQASNVLSQKIAQYGQVKPGLVIPVGSQGKKLLYKVVVGNSRYQACVQAGTGFFKAFIRYDLLPYEIKIYQAIEDMFEQDTVLERSAMLHRIYHLAESKAKEKNQQYSMDEFLKENRHLGRPSKLKRLMSIMDLPQVYQDMIGSQLITPDGALAVNQLPEE
- a CDS encoding 23S rRNA (pseudouridine(1915)-N(3))-methyltransferase RlmH, encoding MAKITTITMIRIICFGKIKDTRLEQIANAYLKRAGQLGKIELLELKNQNVEEKIRTYKSDHSQQHIFLLGEEGRTFTSKKFASLIKSHNEEHITFIIGPAEGFSNKLKEDIPLISLSPLTMMHELAQVVLLEQLYRALSINKGLPYHKA